The following coding sequences lie in one Paenibacillus durus ATCC 35681 genomic window:
- a CDS encoding xanthine phosphoribosyltransferase, producing MELLKQKVMNEGIVLAKGVLKVDSFLNHQMDPFLMREIGREFKELFAEEGITKVLTIESSGIAPGIMAALEFGVPLIFARKQKSLTLTEDIFVEKVYSFTKRETNEITVSKKFVCSGERVLIVDDFLANGEAAFGLARIVEQAGASVAGIGIVIEKSFQPGRKLLQEAGYRVESLVRIASLEDGKVTFVVEE from the coding sequence ATGGAATTGTTGAAGCAAAAGGTAATGAACGAAGGCATTGTGCTTGCCAAGGGTGTTCTGAAAGTGGACTCATTTCTCAATCACCAGATGGACCCGTTCCTGATGCGTGAAATCGGGCGCGAGTTCAAGGAACTGTTCGCGGAAGAAGGGATTACGAAGGTGCTGACCATTGAATCCTCGGGGATTGCTCCGGGTATTATGGCGGCGCTGGAGTTTGGGGTTCCGCTTATATTCGCACGCAAGCAGAAATCGCTGACTTTGACGGAGGATATTTTTGTGGAGAAGGTCTATTCTTTCACCAAAAGAGAGACCAATGAAATCACCGTCTCCAAAAAGTTCGTCTGTTCGGGCGAGCGGGTGCTGATCGTCGACGATTTCCTGGCCAACGGCGAGGCCGCATTCGGATTGGCGCGGATAGTAGAGCAGGCGGGCGCTTCAGTGGCCGGTATCGGCATTGTCATTGAAAAGTCTTTCCAGCCCGGCCGGAAGCTGCTTCAGGAAGCGGGCTACCGGGTGGAGTCGCTCGTGCGTATCGCCTCGCTGGAGGACGGGAAGGTTACCTTCGTCGTAGAGGAGTAG
- a CDS encoding diacylglycerol/lipid kinase family protein yields the protein MYLFVINPRSGGGAGRHAWLRAEKRLKERAVEYEALHTESASGAGRDVMQALARREKWSSCVVVGGDGTIHSVLSALLASGVPLGILPAGSGNDSARSFGIPLEPEAALDAVLDGASVPADLLLAGDSYTLTAAASGFDAQVAENVNRGRYKRVCNALHAGRLAYLIGVLQTLITFWPCRASVVLDGREQHFEGVWLASVCNLPSYGGGLLIAPQARPDDGRLDVCVVHGCSRMQLLRLFPTVLKGSHVSLPFVTMLRGTSAAIRFEREQPAIGDGESLGRGDLAVRCEPGALRVLAPRAAGPGPA from the coding sequence ATGTACCTGTTTGTGATCAATCCGCGCTCCGGCGGCGGAGCCGGGCGGCACGCCTGGCTGCGAGCCGAGAAACGGCTGAAGGAGCGGGCGGTGGAGTACGAGGCGCTGCACACAGAGAGCGCATCGGGTGCTGGGCGCGATGTGATGCAGGCGCTGGCGCGCCGGGAGAAATGGAGCTCCTGCGTGGTGGTCGGCGGCGACGGGACGATTCACAGCGTTCTATCGGCGCTGCTGGCGAGCGGCGTCCCGCTCGGCATCCTGCCCGCCGGGTCCGGCAATGACAGCGCGCGCAGCTTCGGCATTCCGCTGGAGCCGGAGGCCGCGCTTGACGCCGTGCTTGACGGCGCCAGCGTCCCGGCCGACCTGCTGCTGGCCGGGGACAGCTATACGCTGACCGCCGCCGCCAGCGGATTCGACGCCCAGGTTGCAGAGAATGTCAACAGGGGCCGGTATAAGCGGGTATGCAATGCCCTGCACGCGGGCCGCCTGGCCTATCTGATCGGCGTACTCCAGACGCTGATCACCTTTTGGCCGTGCCGGGCCAGCGTTGTCTTGGACGGACGGGAGCAGCACTTCGAGGGCGTCTGGCTCGCGTCGGTCTGCAACCTGCCGAGCTACGGCGGCGGGCTGCTCATCGCGCCGCAGGCGAGACCGGACGACGGCCGGCTCGACGTCTGCGTCGTCCACGGGTGCAGCCGCATGCAGCTGCTGCGGCTGTTCCCGACGGTGCTGAAGGGCAGCCATGTCTCGCTGCCCTTCGTGACGATGCTGCGCGGGACAAGCGCAGCGATTCGCTTCGAGCGCGAGCAGCCCGCGATCGGCGACGGCGAGAGCCTCGGCCGCGGCGATCTGGCCGTGCGCTGCGAGCCGGGGGCGCTGCGCGTGCTTGCGCCGCGGGCCGCAGGCCCTGGGCCGGCCTGA
- a CDS encoding DUF4870 domain-containing protein, whose translation MSPFRSSVGLPDYIAAALCYLFPFAGGIVFLALEKRSRFVLFHSLQSLLAYGALMVGHVLAGLLPFIGPLLAALIFLISFGVWLLMTYHALRGSWYKLPWAGDIAERQLRRL comes from the coding sequence TTGTCCCCTTTTCGTTCATCCGTCGGCTTGCCGGATTATATTGCGGCTGCGCTGTGCTATCTGTTCCCTTTTGCCGGAGGCATCGTCTTTCTCGCTCTGGAGAAGCGAAGCCGGTTCGTGTTGTTCCATTCTCTTCAGTCTCTATTGGCCTACGGCGCGCTGATGGTCGGCCATGTGCTGGCTGGCCTGCTGCCATTCATCGGCCCGCTACTGGCCGCGCTCATCTTCCTGATCAGCTTCGGCGTATGGCTGCTGATGACGTACCATGCGCTGAGGGGCAGCTGGTATAAACTGCCCTGGGCCGGCGATATCGCGGAGCGGCAGCTGCGGCGGCTGTGA
- the coxB gene encoding cytochrome c oxidase subunit II has product MMRTWQSARRLLPLIAVFGMVLAGCGREDLSVLRPQGPAAESSLGLMKLAISIMIVVLLIVFSIAAYVMIRFRRKPGQNETPEQVEGSFKLEVLWTVIPLILVIVLAVPTVRTVFALGDNHSGDKNAIKVKVTGHQYWWEFEYPDYGIKTAQDLIIPAGKDIAFELTTNDVLHSFWVPSLSGKIDTNPTGATNRFSFSAPKEGVYRGKCAELCGPSHGFMEFKVKAVSNDEFNQWIEAQKAPAVLPEDPALAKTFKEQCLKCHAVGDQGLSVGPNLTGIGSRQSVAGILLNDDTRQDGAPVEENLKTWLHDTQGVKPGNRMPDPSKDMGLTGDEIDRIAEYLAGYKLN; this is encoded by the coding sequence ATGATGAGAACGTGGCAGTCTGCAAGGCGGCTTCTTCCCCTGATCGCGGTGTTCGGAATGGTTCTCGCCGGCTGCGGCCGTGAAGACCTGTCGGTGCTTAGGCCGCAGGGTCCGGCCGCGGAAAGCTCGCTGGGACTGATGAAGCTGGCGATTTCCATCATGATTGTCGTACTGCTGATCGTATTTTCAATTGCGGCTTATGTGATGATCCGCTTCCGCCGGAAGCCGGGACAGAATGAAACCCCGGAGCAGGTCGAGGGCAGCTTCAAGCTGGAAGTGCTCTGGACGGTGATTCCGCTCATTCTCGTTATCGTGCTGGCGGTTCCGACGGTGAGGACGGTGTTCGCCCTAGGGGACAATCATTCGGGCGACAAGAACGCGATCAAAGTCAAAGTGACCGGCCACCAATACTGGTGGGAATTCGAATACCCCGATTACGGCATCAAGACGGCGCAGGATCTGATTATTCCCGCCGGCAAGGACATTGCTTTTGAATTGACGACTAACGATGTGCTGCATTCCTTCTGGGTCCCCTCACTTTCCGGCAAAATAGATACCAACCCGACCGGAGCGACCAATCGATTCAGCTTTAGCGCACCAAAAGAAGGCGTGTACCGCGGCAAATGCGCCGAGCTGTGCGGACCTTCCCACGGATTTATGGAATTTAAAGTGAAAGCGGTTAGCAATGATGAATTTAATCAGTGGATTGAGGCGCAAAAAGCACCTGCGGTGCTTCCCGAAGATCCGGCGCTTGCTAAGACCTTCAAAGAGCAGTGCCTGAAATGCCACGCGGTCGGCGATCAGGGACTGTCGGTGGGGCCGAACCTGACCGGCATTGGCTCCCGCCAATCGGTAGCCGGTATTCTGCTCAATGACGATACCCGCCAGGACGGCGCTCCCGTGGAGGAGAATTTGAAGACATGGCTGCATGACACGCAAGGCGTAAAGCCGGGCAATCGAATGCCCGACCCCAGCAAGGATATGGGCCTGACGGGCGACGAAATTGACCGGATCGCCGAATATCTGGCCGGCTATAAATTGAACTAG
- the ctaD gene encoding cytochrome c oxidase subunit I gives MDWITTVDHKKIAILYLWAGGLFFGIGGIEALLIRWQLIKPMNDFVDAQTFNELITMHGTTMIFLGVMPIIFALMNAVIPLQIGARDVAFPFLNALGFWTFLFGGLLLNLSWMMGGAPDAGWTSYTPLSGTAYSGTHGVDFYTIGLQIAGLGTLIGGINFLATIITMRAPGMSFMRMPMFAWTTFITSAIILFAFPAITVGLVLLTFDRILGANFFVPGGGGSPVLWQHIFWIFGHPEVYILILPAFGIISEVIPTFARKRLFGYSSMVFATILIAFLGFMVWAHHMFTTGLGPVANALFAVSTMLIAVPTGIKIFNWLFTLWGGSVRFATPNLFASGFIPTFTMGGVTGVMLASAPADFQFHDTYFVVAHFHYVIVGGLVMGLFAGLHYWWPKMFGRMLSETLGKWTFWTFITGFHLTFFVQHFLGLMGMQRRVFTYLPNQHFDTLNLVSTIGAGLMGIGTLVFLTNIIVTSKKPPDAGDDPWEDGRTLEWSIPSPPPEYNFKQTPLVRGLDAFWKEKTAGNKGMAPAEPIGSIHMPSATPLPFIMSVGIFIAGLGFMFSRDHFGSALVSFLFNNYIVTGLGLLITFGAMLMRSLYDDHGWHIEPGELEGR, from the coding sequence ATGGACTGGATTACGACCGTCGACCATAAAAAAATCGCCATTCTGTACCTGTGGGCGGGAGGATTGTTTTTTGGCATCGGCGGGATTGAAGCGCTCCTGATCCGGTGGCAGCTCATTAAGCCCATGAATGATTTTGTCGACGCCCAGACCTTCAACGAACTGATTACGATGCACGGCACTACGATGATCTTTCTCGGCGTTATGCCGATTATCTTCGCCCTGATGAACGCGGTCATTCCGCTGCAGATCGGCGCGCGCGACGTTGCGTTCCCTTTTCTGAACGCGCTTGGCTTCTGGACGTTCCTGTTCGGCGGCCTGCTGCTTAACCTTAGCTGGATGATGGGCGGCGCGCCCGACGCGGGCTGGACGTCTTACACGCCGTTGTCCGGTACCGCTTACAGCGGAACGCACGGTGTCGATTTTTACACAATCGGCCTGCAAATCGCCGGCCTGGGCACCCTGATCGGCGGCATTAACTTCTTGGCGACCATCATTACGATGCGCGCGCCGGGCATGTCGTTCATGCGGATGCCGATGTTCGCCTGGACGACGTTTATTACGTCCGCCATTATTCTGTTCGCTTTTCCCGCAATTACCGTCGGCCTTGTGCTGTTGACCTTCGACCGGATTCTCGGCGCGAATTTTTTTGTGCCCGGCGGGGGCGGAAGCCCTGTGCTCTGGCAGCATATCTTCTGGATCTTCGGCCATCCCGAGGTCTACATTCTCATTCTCCCGGCCTTCGGCATTATCTCCGAGGTCATACCGACCTTTGCGCGCAAGCGGCTGTTCGGCTACAGCTCCATGGTGTTCGCGACCATCCTGATCGCCTTCCTTGGCTTCATGGTCTGGGCGCATCATATGTTCACGACCGGTCTCGGCCCTGTTGCGAATGCGCTCTTCGCCGTATCGACGATGCTGATCGCGGTTCCGACGGGAATTAAAATCTTCAACTGGCTGTTTACGCTATGGGGTGGTTCGGTGCGTTTTGCCACGCCCAACCTGTTCGCCTCCGGATTCATTCCGACGTTCACCATGGGCGGCGTCACCGGCGTAATGCTGGCATCCGCGCCCGCCGATTTCCAGTTCCATGATACGTACTTCGTCGTGGCGCATTTTCATTATGTTATCGTCGGCGGCTTGGTAATGGGCCTATTCGCAGGGCTGCACTACTGGTGGCCCAAGATGTTCGGGCGCATGTTAAGCGAGACTTTGGGAAAATGGACGTTCTGGACGTTCATCACCGGATTTCACCTGACCTTCTTCGTCCAGCATTTCCTGGGGCTGATGGGGATGCAGCGCCGGGTGTTCACCTATCTGCCGAACCAGCATTTCGATACGCTGAATCTGGTCAGTACGATCGGGGCCGGGCTGATGGGAATCGGTACGCTGGTTTTTTTAACCAATATCATAGTCACTTCAAAAAAGCCGCCGGACGCTGGAGACGATCCCTGGGAGGATGGCCGGACACTGGAATGGAGCATCCCGTCGCCGCCGCCGGAATACAATTTCAAGCAGACGCCGCTTGTGCGCGGGCTCGATGCTTTCTGGAAGGAAAAGACGGCGGGGAACAAGGGGATGGCCCCGGCCGAGCCAATAGGATCGATTCATATGCCTTCGGCGACGCCGCTGCCGTTCATCATGTCGGTAGGCATCTTTATCGCCGGTCTCGGGTTCATGTTCAGCCGGGATCATTTCGGCAGCGCTCTGGTGAGCTTTTTGTTCAACAACTACATTGTGACCGGACTCGGTCTGCTCATTACTTTCGGAGCCATGCTGATGCGTTCGCTCTATGACGATCACGGCTGGCACATCGAGCCGGGAGAGCTGGAAGGAAGGTGA
- a CDS encoding cytochrome (ubi)quinol oxidase subunit III gives MTTTHAEPMNGGLPHEPEKATAEGRNKVLAFWLFLGGEAVLFGTLFATFLALRNQTNEGPAANDLFHLPLVAAATFLLLVSSLTSVFAIQAMHRNRPALLRNWLLVTVVLGLGFLGLEIYEFSQYVGLEKFGMTTSAFSSAFYTLVGFHGAHVAFGILWISLLIGQLAYKGLTTVTAPKIYVSAMYWHFIDVVWVFIFTVVYLLGKVG, from the coding sequence ATGACAACGACGCATGCGGAACCCATGAACGGCGGCCTGCCCCATGAACCGGAGAAAGCGACCGCCGAAGGCCGAAACAAAGTGCTGGCCTTTTGGCTGTTTCTCGGCGGCGAGGCCGTGCTGTTCGGCACCTTGTTCGCCACCTTCCTGGCGCTGCGGAATCAGACGAATGAAGGTCCGGCAGCTAATGATCTTTTTCACCTGCCGCTTGTTGCGGCAGCGACCTTCCTTCTGCTCGTCAGCAGCCTGACCAGCGTCTTCGCCATTCAAGCGATGCACCGGAACCGTCCGGCGCTGCTTCGGAATTGGCTGCTTGTTACCGTGGTGCTGGGACTTGGCTTTCTCGGACTGGAAATTTATGAATTCAGCCAGTATGTAGGGCTTGAAAAATTCGGCATGACCACAAGCGCGTTCAGTTCGGCGTTCTATACGCTGGTCGGCTTCCACGGCGCGCACGTCGCCTTCGGCATTTTGTGGATCTCATTGCTGATCGGACAGCTGGCCTATAAAGGGCTGACCACAGTAACCGCGCCGAAGATTTATGTCTCCGCCATGTACTGGCATTTTATCGACGTGGTGTGGGTCTTCATCTTCACGGTTGTCTATCTGCTCGGAAAGGTGGGCTAG
- a CDS encoding cytochrome C oxidase subunit IV family protein codes for MAAEQHTRDHGVKRRHRQEGPQKHILIFVLSAVLTLIAFAAVAAGEVNAVFAVILLLVMALIQVFVQMGYWMHLKDKGHMMPIIFILGGFLIAGTCIIMALYWVWWE; via the coding sequence ATGGCTGCTGAACAGCATACCCGGGATCATGGCGTGAAGCGCCGCCACCGTCAGGAGGGCCCGCAGAAGCATATTTTGATATTCGTCCTTTCGGCTGTGCTGACGCTTATTGCTTTTGCGGCGGTGGCGGCCGGAGAAGTCAATGCGGTCTTTGCGGTCATTTTGCTGCTGGTCATGGCCTTGATTCAGGTCTTTGTGCAGATGGGCTACTGGATGCATTTGAAGGATAAAGGGCACATGATGCCGATCATTTTCATTCTGGGCGGTTTCCTGATCGCCGGAACCTGTATCATCATGGCTTTGTACTGGGTCTGGTGGGAATGA
- the ctaG gene encoding cytochrome c oxidase assembly factor CtaG — MLGLNVFSFADVWSPLFLAGMLVAVSGYFVLVGPMAGLFGMASPAPLRRRIFFVTGMAMLYLAQGGPVSLLGHLMFSFHMLSMALSYYVAVPLIMLGIPAEVWRAALRVNPFRRLSFLAHPVTAALLFNGLFSLYHIPAVHDYVMLHFAVHRLYYLILFVASALMWWTLIHPLPEEDRWNGLVKVGFIFLNMVLLTPACGLIIFADKPLYATYSDPSAWARAMGYCVSGESAELLRSFGGPAFFEVMNPRVDQQVGGIGMKFIQEVIFASMLASVFYHWYKKENGQDGDEELPESSGVKAAN, encoded by the coding sequence ATGCTCGGACTGAACGTGTTCAGCTTTGCCGATGTATGGAGCCCGCTGTTTCTGGCGGGGATGCTGGTGGCGGTCTCCGGTTATTTTGTGCTGGTTGGCCCAATGGCTGGACTGTTCGGGATGGCATCACCCGCACCCCTACGGAGGAGGATTTTCTTCGTCACCGGAATGGCGATGCTCTATCTGGCCCAGGGCGGGCCGGTCAGTCTGCTGGGGCATCTGATGTTTTCTTTTCATATGCTCAGCATGGCGCTGTCCTATTACGTTGCCGTCCCGCTCATCATGCTCGGGATTCCGGCCGAGGTGTGGCGGGCCGCGCTGCGAGTCAATCCCTTCCGGCGTCTGTCCTTTCTGGCCCACCCGGTCACAGCGGCGCTATTGTTTAACGGCTTGTTCTCCCTGTACCATATCCCTGCGGTCCATGATTATGTGATGCTGCATTTTGCCGTTCACCGGCTGTATTACTTGATTTTGTTTGTCGCTTCGGCGCTGATGTGGTGGACGCTGATCCATCCGCTACCGGAAGAGGACCGCTGGAACGGGCTGGTCAAGGTGGGATTTATCTTCCTTAATATGGTGCTGCTGACGCCCGCGTGCGGGCTGATTATTTTTGCCGATAAGCCGCTTTATGCGACGTACAGCGACCCGAGCGCCTGGGCCAGAGCAATGGGCTACTGCGTTTCGGGCGAAAGCGCGGAGCTGCTGCGTTCTTTTGGCGGACCGGCTTTTTTTGAAGTGATGAATCCAAGAGTGGACCAGCAGGTCGGCGGCATTGGGATGAAGTTCATTCAGGAGGTTATTTTTGCCTCCATGCTTGCTTCTGTGTTCTATCACTGGTATAAAAAAGAGAACGGGCAGGACGGCGACGAGGAGCTTCCGGAGTCTTCCGGGGTGAAAGCGGCGAACTGA
- a CDS encoding DUF420 domain-containing protein, with protein sequence MDIFTVFPTISTSFIVISAVLVAIGWGLIIKGKREAHKKTMIAAAIFAVLFFVVYASRTVFVGNTSWGGPESLSGLYHVFLIFHIVLASVAAVFGITTLTLGFKEKYAKHRRWGRVTSVIWFITAITGVAVYVLLYLMYPGGHTKPVWEVIMGA encoded by the coding sequence ATGGACATATTCACAGTGTTTCCAACGATCAGCACATCGTTCATCGTCATCAGCGCGGTGCTTGTGGCTATCGGTTGGGGACTCATCATTAAAGGCAAACGCGAGGCGCATAAGAAGACGATGATTGCCGCCGCGATTTTTGCGGTACTGTTCTTTGTTGTGTATGCGTCGAGAACGGTATTTGTCGGCAATACGTCATGGGGCGGGCCGGAGAGCCTGTCGGGGCTGTATCATGTGTTTCTCATTTTTCATATCGTGCTTGCATCCGTAGCCGCCGTATTCGGCATTACGACGCTGACGCTGGGCTTCAAGGAGAAATACGCCAAGCACCGCAGGTGGGGAAGAGTCACCTCTGTGATCTGGTTCATCACGGCCATAACGGGCGTGGCGGTATATGTGCTGCTATATTTGATGTATCCAGGCGGGCATACGAAGCCGGTGTGGGAAGTGATTATGGGCGCGTAA
- a CDS encoding methyl-accepting chemotaxis protein, translated as MTILHSIKSKLLGSFSLILIFLVVVGTINFFQMNSIESTYKQLIDERSTAVSLIKDLSIAINDEKIATNSYLLYADEASLEQYTAAIARYKKLSHQLEAIINDSDEWLLLQGLNLLQIQYTNYAEQMLDLKAQNKTADYMAIGSTNIEPISKKFYEAAQKLTAIQESLLKEGIANAETQTAATQKLSLAISVLAIIIGVTVALWISRSISRPVLLLSNAAKVISGGDLTMQQFEISRKDEIGTLAASFNIMVDHLRRLIQEVGINAEQVAAASQELTAGAEQTTKATEQVVEITGEVTTGAERQLSTVRDGLKAIHHMSEEAEMLSTEAKAVSKEADSSSQLAQEGSLNIRTAIETMRNIEETVNDISREVTVLGERSQNINQLVNVISEIAGKTNLLALNAAIEAARAGDAGRGFAVVAAEVRKLAEQSAASAQNIAGLVDSIQEHTMTTMQKVALGTQVVSSGMDAVLAAGNSFDTIYSSIQGVAVQMAKVTDISQDISKSTQQLVSTFEHISAVADNTAAGTESVSAASQEQLATMEEITSSASALAKMSEELIGMVNKFKV; from the coding sequence ATGACAATCCTGCATTCTATCAAATCAAAGCTGCTGGGCAGCTTTTCCCTGATACTCATTTTTCTGGTGGTCGTAGGAACGATCAACTTTTTCCAGATGAACAGCATCGAGAGCACCTACAAGCAATTAATAGACGAGCGTTCCACTGCCGTCAGCCTGATTAAAGACCTGAGCATTGCGATCAATGATGAGAAAATAGCAACGAACTCCTACTTGTTGTACGCGGACGAGGCCTCTCTGGAACAATATACGGCCGCAATTGCCCGATACAAGAAGCTTAGCCATCAGCTTGAGGCCATTATTAATGATTCCGATGAGTGGCTGCTGCTGCAAGGTCTAAACCTGCTGCAGATTCAGTACACCAACTACGCCGAGCAAATGCTTGATCTGAAAGCGCAGAACAAGACAGCCGATTATATGGCAATCGGCTCAACAAATATTGAGCCCATCTCCAAGAAATTCTATGAAGCAGCCCAGAAATTGACGGCTATTCAAGAGAGCCTGCTGAAGGAGGGAATTGCCAACGCAGAAACACAGACTGCGGCTACCCAGAAGCTTTCGCTGGCGATTTCCGTGCTGGCTATCATCATCGGGGTAACTGTAGCCCTCTGGATCAGCCGGTCGATTTCGAGACCGGTGCTATTGCTTTCTAACGCCGCGAAGGTTATCTCCGGCGGCGATCTTACGATGCAGCAGTTCGAGATTTCCAGAAAGGATGAAATCGGCACATTGGCGGCTTCCTTCAATATCATGGTCGACCATCTGCGCCGGCTCATTCAGGAAGTCGGCATTAATGCCGAACAGGTAGCGGCAGCCTCCCAGGAACTAACGGCCGGGGCCGAACAGACTACCAAGGCGACAGAGCAAGTCGTGGAGATTACGGGAGAAGTTACGACCGGAGCTGAACGACAGCTTAGCACGGTCAGGGACGGACTCAAGGCCATTCATCATATGTCGGAAGAAGCCGAGATGCTGTCCACCGAAGCCAAAGCAGTGTCTAAAGAGGCGGATAGCTCTTCGCAGCTCGCCCAGGAGGGAAGCCTGAACATCCGCACTGCCATTGAAACCATGCGCAACATCGAAGAAACGGTGAACGACATCTCTCGTGAGGTCACGGTTCTGGGTGAGCGTTCTCAGAACATCAACCAGTTGGTTAACGTGATCTCTGAAATTGCGGGCAAAACAAATCTGCTTGCCCTGAATGCCGCGATTGAAGCGGCCCGGGCCGGGGATGCAGGCCGAGGCTTCGCCGTGGTTGCGGCGGAAGTCCGCAAGCTTGCGGAGCAATCCGCCGCTTCTGCGCAGAATATTGCCGGTCTCGTTGATAGCATTCAAGAACACACCATGACCACCATGCAGAAAGTGGCGCTCGGCACCCAAGTTGTAAGTTCCGGCATGGATGCGGTGCTCGCGGCGGGCAATTCTTTTGACACGATCTATTCGTCCATCCAGGGTGTTGCGGTGCAGATGGCTAAAGTAACAGACATCTCACAGGATATTTCGAAGAGCACGCAGCAGTTGGTCTCCACCTTCGAGCATATCTCAGCTGTGGCCGACAACACTGCCGCAGGCACAGAAAGCGTCTCCGCCGCCAGCCAGGAGCAGCTCGCCACGATGGAGGAAATCACAAGCTCCGCCTCGGCGCTCGCCAAGATGTCCGAAGAGCTCATTGGAATGGTCAATAAATTCAAGGTATAG
- a CDS encoding ABC transporter substrate-binding protein, protein MKGYARTRIFIMILASLALIVAGCSNKAVEEHKTEDTNITLKVFWWGSEDRQKRTEAVIKLFEEQHPEIKIEGSTVPLSGYWDQLAMKAADQDFPDVLQMDYSMIADYSIRKLLEPLDAFVEKGTINLSDVDSVYVDPGKINNALYGISLGVNAPALIYDPKVFQQTGIKGPGPEITYDQLIETGKQLKAELGEDFYPLDAETLDFSYYIRQKGATLFSTDGKALGYENDQDLTDFFTLQKTLVNEGIMAFSGSKEEKDSLIVKGDSAFSPITSNRVILYSQLKGRTIRMMPLPLLQGGEEGNYLKPSQFFSTSSYSKHKEAAAEFINFFTNDTAANEILQGERGVPIAGKIRKLLSEQANDSGKEQYDYIEYVASHNKPIDPPPPRGASKVNNLLLRLGKQVNDGLKTPEAASQQFRKEATATLAEMNS, encoded by the coding sequence GTGAAGGGATATGCAAGGACACGCATCTTCATAATGATTTTGGCTAGCTTGGCTTTAATTGTCGCAGGATGTTCCAACAAAGCCGTTGAAGAACACAAGACGGAGGATACCAACATCACACTGAAAGTCTTCTGGTGGGGGTCGGAAGATCGGCAGAAAAGAACGGAAGCGGTCATCAAGCTGTTCGAAGAGCAGCATCCCGAAATTAAAATCGAAGGCTCCACCGTACCGTTATCGGGGTATTGGGATCAATTGGCCATGAAAGCAGCAGATCAGGATTTTCCTGACGTGCTTCAGATGGATTACAGTATGATTGCCGATTATTCCATACGCAAGCTGCTTGAACCACTGGATGCTTTTGTGGAAAAGGGCACGATCAATTTGAGCGATGTGGACAGCGTGTACGTCGATCCAGGCAAAATCAACAATGCGTTGTACGGTATTTCACTCGGCGTTAACGCACCGGCATTGATTTATGATCCCAAGGTATTCCAGCAGACGGGCATCAAAGGACCCGGGCCGGAAATCACCTATGATCAATTGATTGAGACAGGCAAACAGCTCAAAGCCGAGCTTGGCGAAGATTTCTATCCGCTAGATGCGGAGACGCTGGACTTCAGCTATTACATCCGGCAAAAAGGAGCGACGCTGTTCAGCACCGACGGCAAAGCGCTGGGATATGAGAACGACCAGGATCTGACTGATTTTTTCACACTGCAAAAGACACTCGTAAACGAAGGTATTATGGCGTTCTCCGGAAGCAAGGAAGAGAAGGATTCGCTGATCGTTAAAGGCGATTCCGCTTTCAGCCCAATTACGAGCAACCGGGTCATTCTATATAGCCAGCTTAAGGGAAGAACGATTCGCATGATGCCATTGCCGCTGCTGCAAGGCGGAGAGGAAGGAAATTATCTGAAACCGTCGCAATTCTTCTCCACTTCGTCCTACAGCAAGCATAAGGAAGCCGCTGCCGAGTTCATCAATTTCTTCACCAATGACACGGCGGCAAATGAAATTCTGCAAGGTGAGCGCGGGGTGCCGATTGCCGGTAAGATTCGGAAGCTGTTATCGGAGCAAGCGAACGACAGCGGTAAAGAGCAATACGATTATATCGAGTATGTCGCGAGCCACAACAAGCCGATTGATCCTCCGCCTCCGCGCGGAGCCAGCAAGGTAAACAACCTGCTGCTGCGCCTCGGCAAACAAGTCAACGATGGACTGAAGACGCCGGAGGCAGCCTCGCAGCAGTTCCGCAAAGAGGCAACGGCAACGCTTGCAGAAATGAATTCCTAA
- a CDS encoding GntR family transcriptional regulator, translating to MWIPIQIDEKSAEPLYHQIETQLRSLIISGNLAEGTLLPSIREFAGDLKCSVITVRRVYQDLEGEGLLRTKQGTGTFVSHVGDGARAEYRRETVRKALEAAVDTGRSVQFGEEELNELFQEIVKRKYGEEDEKGE from the coding sequence GTGTGGATTCCTATACAAATTGATGAAAAAAGCGCGGAGCCGCTGTATCACCAAATCGAGACGCAGCTTCGGTCGCTGATTATCAGTGGCAATCTCGCGGAAGGGACGCTGCTGCCCTCGATCCGGGAATTTGCGGGGGATTTAAAATGCAGCGTGATCACGGTTCGCCGGGTGTATCAGGATCTGGAGGGTGAAGGGCTGCTACGGACGAAGCAGGGAACGGGAACCTTTGTCTCCCATGTCGGAGACGGAGCGAGAGCGGAATACCGGAGGGAAACGGTCCGCAAGGCGCTGGAGGCGGCGGTCGATACCGGGCGCTCGGTGCAGTTCGGCGAAGAGGAGTTGAATGAGCTTTTTCAGGAAATCGTAAAGCGCAAATACGGGGAAGAGGACGAAAAGGGGGAGTGA